One genomic segment of Mycolicibacterium psychrotolerans includes these proteins:
- a CDS encoding hemerythrin domain-containing protein codes for MADIIDLIYADHDWLRRQFFRLDDARNPDELAAIWKVLGTRLDAHADAEETVFYPALLAHGGHDDPGNPEGDPEDETEDAITDHNAIRDAVRQSRLHEPGSEEWFEAVNTARKENGSHLDEEEREAMPDFIKSATHELRHELGVKWLQFYAERESVTDIDTSDKDADEYIEEHT; via the coding sequence ATGGCCGACATCATCGATCTCATCTACGCCGACCACGACTGGCTGCGCCGCCAGTTCTTCCGGCTCGACGACGCCAGGAACCCTGACGAGCTCGCGGCGATCTGGAAGGTGCTCGGCACCCGGCTCGACGCGCACGCCGACGCCGAGGAGACGGTGTTCTATCCGGCGCTGCTGGCCCACGGCGGCCACGACGATCCCGGCAATCCCGAGGGCGACCCCGAAGACGAGACCGAGGACGCGATCACCGACCACAACGCGATCCGCGACGCGGTGCGGCAGTCGCGCCTGCACGAGCCGGGCAGCGAGGAGTGGTTCGAGGCGGTGAACACGGCGCGCAAGGAAAACGGTTCGCACCTCGACGAGGAGGAGCGCGAGGCGATGCCGGACTTCATCAAGAGCGCCACCCACGAGTTACGCCACGAACTGGGGGTGAAGTGGCTGCAGTTCTATGCCGAGCGGGAGTCCGTCACGGATATCGACACGTCCGACAAGGACGCCGACGAGTACATCGAGGAACACACCTAG
- a CDS encoding SDR family oxidoreductase, with amino-acid sequence MGVYAITGSASGMGLETAVRLRAAGHTVIGVDLHDADIVADLSTAAGRQAAADGVLAASGGRLTGAVLAAGVGPGPGPARLRSITEVNVFGVVDLLDAWRPALAAAGHAKVVVFGSNSATTTPLVPARTVRALLASEPDKAIRSVRVFGRNASVLLYAASKIAVSRWVRRHAVTADWAGAGVRMNVLAPGAIMTPLLEEQLSSPDRAKYVRSFPVPTGGFGAAGQLADWAVFMLSDAAEFLCGSVMVVDGGTDAYFRSDDWPSRVPPYRLVRYFKRFRPWSTPRSADGSG; translated from the coding sequence ATGGGTGTCTACGCCATCACCGGTTCGGCCTCGGGGATGGGCCTCGAGACTGCCGTCAGGCTGCGCGCCGCCGGCCACACCGTGATCGGAGTGGACCTCCATGACGCCGACATCGTGGCCGACCTGTCGACCGCTGCGGGCCGCCAGGCGGCCGCCGACGGTGTCCTCGCTGCGAGCGGCGGTCGGTTGACCGGCGCCGTGCTGGCCGCCGGCGTCGGACCCGGCCCGGGACCCGCCCGGCTGAGGTCGATCACGGAGGTCAACGTCTTCGGCGTCGTCGACCTGCTCGACGCCTGGCGCCCCGCACTGGCCGCGGCCGGCCATGCGAAAGTCGTTGTCTTCGGCAGCAATTCGGCAACCACCACACCGCTGGTCCCGGCCCGCACGGTGCGGGCACTGCTCGCCTCCGAGCCCGACAAGGCGATCCGGTCGGTCCGCGTCTTCGGGCGGAACGCCTCGGTGCTGCTGTACGCCGCGTCGAAGATCGCCGTGAGCCGCTGGGTGCGACGGCACGCGGTGACCGCGGATTGGGCCGGCGCTGGTGTCCGGATGAACGTGTTGGCGCCGGGAGCGATCATGACCCCACTACTGGAGGAACAGCTGTCGTCGCCGGACCGGGCGAAGTACGTGCGGTCGTTCCCCGTCCCGACCGGCGGGTTCGGCGCCGCAGGACAGCTCGCGGACTGGGCCGTCTTCATGCTCTCCGATGCGGCAGAATTCCTCTGCGGCAGTGTCATGGTCGTCGACGGCGGAACGGACGCGTACTTCCGCTCCGACGACTGGCCTAGCCGGGTGCCGCCGTACCGCCTGGTGCGCTACTTCAAACGCTTCAGACCGTGGTCTACTCCGCGCTCGGCTGACGGGTCGGGGTGA
- a CDS encoding DUF2256 domain-containing protein: protein MSEKPQVKVCPVCGRPFHDRKKWSSRGQWDRIVYCSRRCRGAAR, encoded by the coding sequence ATGAGTGAGAAGCCGCAGGTGAAGGTCTGCCCGGTCTGCGGCAGGCCCTTCCACGACCGCAAGAAATGGAGCTCGCGCGGGCAGTGGGATCGGATCGTGTACTGCTCCCGGCGCTGCCGCGGTGCGGCCCGTTGA
- a CDS encoding wax ester/triacylglycerol synthase family O-acyltransferase — translation MDPLAPLDAAMMTAELLSDPLHTAALLILSPPEEAGPDFVDALYRDAVTATAELDRRFRRHPHIGVDTAGLWMWRHDDTVDMREHVRRTTLPPPADRKALWELVSSLHSEPLDRSRPMWMAYVIDGLTDGRFAFYIKVHHTVVDGVAGLKMIADALTTDPANRSVRSLFATTSPAAQPAAVPSARRPPSLVRASLTGVTSGVGLARRVALGGLAMTVGHFADGTAALPLDAPYTRFNGRLGRHRTFAGVDFPKSRIRALAHTADVTDNDVLMAVVAGVLREWLAARGELPADTLVAICPVTVRARDHVTDEDRQANLFGLQLCPLGTDLADPAERLTHVHRAMARAKRQVAQGGPAATMLLAAPSIAATVLPPIMPFAPRVRRGYNVSISHVPGPRSQLYWNGAILEEIYPVSTAINGQALNVTMCSYADRVTFGYVSGRRVIPDVGSLIPLTEQALAELETALGTTAEET, via the coding sequence ATGGATCCGTTGGCGCCCTTGGATGCGGCGATGATGACCGCGGAGTTGCTCTCCGACCCGCTGCACACCGCCGCGCTGCTGATCTTGTCGCCGCCCGAGGAGGCCGGCCCGGATTTCGTCGACGCGCTCTATCGGGATGCGGTGACCGCGACGGCAGAGCTGGACCGGCGCTTCCGGCGGCACCCACACATCGGCGTGGACACCGCGGGGTTGTGGATGTGGCGGCACGACGACACCGTCGACATGCGCGAGCATGTTCGACGCACGACGCTCCCACCGCCCGCAGACCGGAAGGCGTTGTGGGAACTGGTCAGCTCGCTGCACAGCGAACCGCTGGACCGGTCGCGGCCGATGTGGATGGCGTATGTGATCGACGGACTGACCGACGGCAGGTTCGCTTTCTACATCAAGGTGCACCACACCGTGGTCGACGGTGTCGCAGGGTTGAAGATGATCGCCGATGCGCTCACCACTGATCCCGCGAACCGGTCGGTCCGGTCCCTCTTCGCGACCACGTCCCCGGCTGCCCAGCCGGCCGCCGTGCCCTCCGCCCGCCGCCCGCCGTCGCTGGTGCGCGCGTCGCTCACCGGCGTCACATCGGGCGTGGGCTTGGCGCGCCGGGTCGCTCTCGGCGGTCTGGCCATGACGGTCGGGCACTTCGCCGACGGCACCGCGGCGCTGCCGCTCGACGCCCCCTACACCCGGTTCAACGGACGTCTCGGCCGACACCGCACATTCGCCGGAGTCGACTTCCCGAAATCCCGGATCCGCGCCCTCGCCCATACGGCCGACGTGACGGACAACGACGTGCTGATGGCCGTGGTGGCCGGTGTGCTCCGTGAGTGGCTGGCCGCGCGCGGCGAACTGCCCGCCGACACGCTGGTGGCGATCTGCCCGGTGACCGTCCGGGCTCGTGACCACGTGACCGATGAGGACCGGCAGGCGAACCTGTTCGGTCTGCAGTTGTGCCCACTGGGCACCGACCTTGCTGATCCTGCCGAGCGGCTGACCCACGTTCATCGCGCGATGGCGCGAGCCAAGCGCCAGGTCGCGCAGGGCGGTCCCGCCGCTACCATGCTGCTGGCGGCACCCAGCATCGCGGCCACGGTGCTGCCGCCGATCATGCCCTTCGCGCCGCGGGTGCGTCGCGGGTACAACGTGTCCATCTCCCACGTTCCCGGTCCGCGGAGTCAGTTGTACTGGAACGGAGCGATTCTCGAGGAGATCTATCCGGTGTCGACGGCGATCAACGGTCAGGCACTGAACGTGACCATGTGTTCCTACGCCGATCGGGTGACGTTCGGCTACGTCTCGGGTCGTCGTGTGATACCGGATGTGGGGTCGCTGATCCCGCTGACCGAACAAGCTCTCGCTGAGTTGGAGACGGCGCTGGGCACAACTGCAGAGGAGACGTGA
- a CDS encoding Rieske (2Fe-2S) protein, which yields MTSLRNDPHERGVDTGSIFPPLTHDNAVRAQGSLLIRLTDLDERGVREVRTDRHGVLAVGVTPDGTPFAVGNTCRHQFAQLGRGRVTEQGCLECPWHRARYDVGTGAMTEGPKGRLFGFKPYSALIRAFGSRLKLATVRVHIRDEAIYLDE from the coding sequence ATGACCAGTCTCCGCAACGACCCCCACGAGCGGGGAGTCGACACCGGCAGCATCTTCCCGCCCCTCACCCACGACAACGCGGTCCGCGCACAAGGGTCGCTGCTGATCCGGCTGACCGACCTCGACGAGCGCGGGGTGCGAGAGGTCAGGACCGATCGGCACGGCGTGCTGGCTGTCGGCGTGACGCCCGACGGGACCCCGTTCGCGGTCGGCAACACCTGCCGGCACCAGTTCGCTCAGTTGGGCCGCGGCCGCGTCACCGAGCAGGGCTGCCTGGAATGCCCGTGGCACCGCGCCCGCTACGACGTGGGCACGGGCGCGATGACGGAGGGACCCAAGGGCCGGTTGTTCGGTTTCAAGCCCTATTCGGCGTTGATCCGCGCGTTCGGCAGCCGGCTCAAGCTCGCCACCGTTCGGGTGCACATCCGCGACGAAGCCATCTACCTGGACGAATAG
- a CDS encoding phospholipase D family protein yields MRALVSVITDWFLTGQERGNAASSIADWRDGNRVEPLIHGATYFDRLATEVDSLGPGDHLFFTDWRGDPDERVRDGGPTIAELFCRAAERGVVVKGLVWRSHLDKFAYSEEENRHLGEAIEAAGGEVLLDQRVRFGGSHHQKLVVLRRPGQPERDVAFAGGIDLCHSRRDDADHDGDPQAVQMARQYGDRPPWHDVQLRIQGPIVGALDHAFRERWTDPAPLDMLNPVAWVVDKLRRADLSAGELPPQPPDPPPCGPHAVQVLRTYPDAHFSYAFAPQGERSIARGYTKAIRRARRLIYLEDQYLWSKQVSHLLAEALAANPELHLIAVVPRHPDVDGRLSLPPNQVGRQQAIETCRSADPSRVHIFDLENRTGTPVYVHAKVCVIDDVWACVGSDNFNRRSWTHDSELSCAVLDDTRDDREPHDPAGRGDGARVYARDLRLRLLREHLDRAADGSEDDGLLDPAAAVDAVTASAKALQAWHDGGRRGARPPGRLRPHEPERLGRLTRLWAEPLYRAVYDPDGRSYRDRLRRRW; encoded by the coding sequence ATGCGTGCACTCGTGTCGGTCATCACGGACTGGTTCCTCACCGGACAGGAGCGCGGCAACGCCGCGTCGTCGATCGCCGACTGGCGCGACGGCAACCGGGTGGAGCCGCTGATTCACGGCGCCACCTACTTCGACCGGCTCGCCACCGAGGTGGACAGCCTCGGCCCCGGCGACCACCTGTTCTTCACCGACTGGCGCGGCGACCCGGACGAGCGGGTGCGCGACGGCGGCCCCACGATCGCCGAACTGTTCTGCCGCGCCGCCGAGCGCGGCGTCGTGGTGAAGGGACTGGTGTGGCGCTCGCACCTGGACAAGTTCGCCTACAGCGAGGAGGAGAACCGGCACCTCGGTGAGGCCATCGAAGCGGCAGGCGGGGAGGTGCTGCTCGATCAGCGGGTTCGGTTCGGCGGCTCCCACCACCAGAAGCTGGTGGTGCTGCGGCGGCCCGGTCAGCCTGAGCGCGACGTCGCGTTCGCCGGCGGCATCGATCTCTGCCACTCCCGCCGCGACGACGCCGACCACGACGGCGATCCACAGGCGGTGCAGATGGCCCGCCAGTACGGCGACCGACCACCCTGGCACGACGTGCAGCTTCGAATCCAGGGTCCGATCGTCGGCGCGCTGGATCACGCGTTCCGGGAACGGTGGACCGATCCCGCGCCGCTGGACATGCTCAACCCGGTCGCGTGGGTGGTCGACAAGCTGCGCCGGGCGGACCTGAGCGCCGGCGAGTTACCGCCGCAGCCGCCCGATCCGCCGCCGTGCGGTCCGCACGCCGTGCAGGTGCTGCGCACCTACCCCGACGCCCACTTCTCCTACGCGTTCGCGCCGCAGGGCGAGCGCAGCATCGCGCGCGGCTACACCAAGGCGATCCGACGGGCGCGGCGGCTGATCTATCTGGAAGACCAGTACCTGTGGTCCAAGCAGGTCTCGCATCTGCTCGCCGAAGCGCTGGCGGCCAACCCCGAGCTGCACCTGATCGCCGTGGTTCCACGGCATCCCGACGTCGACGGTCGGCTGTCGCTGCCGCCCAACCAGGTCGGTCGCCAGCAGGCCATCGAGACGTGCCGAAGCGCCGACCCGAGCCGGGTGCACATCTTCGATCTCGAAAACCGCACTGGCACGCCGGTGTACGTGCACGCCAAGGTGTGCGTCATCGACGACGTCTGGGCGTGTGTGGGCAGCGACAACTTCAACCGACGGTCGTGGACGCACGACAGCGAGCTGTCCTGCGCCGTGCTCGACGACACCCGCGACGACCGCGAGCCGCACGATCCGGCCGGCCGCGGCGACGGGGCCCGGGTGTACGCCCGCGACCTCCGATTGCGTTTGCTGCGTGAACATCTCGACCGTGCCGCCGACGGAAGCGAGGACGACGGGCTGCTCGACCCGGCGGCGGCGGTGGACGCGGTCACGGCGTCGGCGAAGGCCCTGCAGGCGTGGCACGACGGGGGCCGGCGTGGTGCGCGGCCACCGGGCAGGCTGCGGCCACACGAACCCGAGCGGCTCGGCAGGCTGACGCGGCTGTGGGCCGAACCGTTGTACCGCGCCGTCTACGATCCGGACGGCCGGTCCTACCGCGACCGCCTGCGCCGGCGGTGGTGA
- a CDS encoding glycoside hydrolase family 16 protein: MDRRHLMFMIGLGAAAAALPAATAHAQPVPGDVPPVPVPPGAAAPPTADVAPAFLFQEEFNGPAGAPPDPAWWFIVPERELIKNPVEWDKPYNMGRYVTDQEHIFQDGKGNLVIRATRGPGNTIQEKYASAKVIGNWRGGVGTTWEARVKLDCLTDGAWPAFWLLNDNPVRGGEVDLIEWYGNNDWPSGTTVHARLDGTSFATDRHPIDNAWHTWRMTWLPTGMYFWKDYQPGMEPFFTVPANSIDDWPFNDPGYTLAPVFNIAVGGSGGREPAGGNYPAQMLIDWIRVF, encoded by the coding sequence ATGGATCGTCGTCACCTGATGTTCATGATCGGTCTGGGCGCCGCAGCCGCGGCGCTGCCCGCCGCGACCGCTCACGCCCAACCCGTCCCCGGCGATGTCCCCCCTGTTCCCGTACCCCCCGGAGCGGCGGCGCCCCCGACTGCAGACGTCGCCCCGGCGTTCCTGTTCCAGGAGGAGTTCAACGGCCCTGCCGGCGCACCGCCGGATCCGGCGTGGTGGTTCATCGTCCCGGAACGCGAACTCATCAAGAACCCCGTCGAGTGGGACAAGCCCTACAACATGGGACGCTACGTCACCGACCAGGAGCACATCTTCCAGGACGGCAAGGGCAACCTGGTCATCCGCGCCACCCGCGGTCCGGGCAACACCATCCAGGAGAAGTACGCGAGCGCCAAGGTCATCGGGAACTGGCGCGGCGGGGTCGGCACCACCTGGGAGGCGCGGGTGAAGCTCGACTGCCTCACCGACGGTGCCTGGCCCGCATTCTGGCTGCTCAACGACAACCCCGTGCGCGGCGGTGAGGTCGACCTGATCGAGTGGTACGGCAACAACGACTGGCCGTCCGGCACGACGGTGCACGCACGGCTGGACGGCACGTCCTTTGCCACCGATCGCCACCCCATCGACAACGCGTGGCACACGTGGCGCATGACGTGGCTGCCGACAGGCATGTACTTCTGGAAGGACTACCAGCCGGGCATGGAGCCGTTCTTCACCGTGCCCGCGAATTCCATCGACGACTGGCCGTTCAACGACCCGGGGTACACCCTGGCGCCGGTGTTCAACATCGCGGTCGGCGGCTCGGGAGGCCGCGAGCCCGCGGGCGGCAATTATCCGGCTCAGATGCTCATCGACTGGATCCGGGTGTTCTGA
- a CDS encoding lipocalin family protein: MTSRNIGYWFFAAGAGACIALSAGHGVAAAEPDTGEDSASRSADTNSAGPARDTSAEDEGATRGDADPASAPASTRERDDEPDEDEAEAPTTRVKHHKLFTLGQSEETESEEPAEDTAPRETTDHRRSPEPLAPVALNLMSALAKPERLEPVDTPPVQTLSAPAGVVTGVKTGRAALDIPIGDKTLTTRADWYFPTQGGGSVAAKGVIYLQHGFFGSSFFYSALAKNLAQRTNSIVVAPNLPSLPSLRCGGCWINGVSTQKGVAALFLRDEGALNHSAEAAGFSGVLPKDFVLTGHSAGGGLAAAAGGYYAVDPGTGGNLRGVVMFDGFTFGGVVPDALDRLDKPYIPVYQIAAPPQLGNFFGATTSELVRERPNRFVGVTLANGSHVDSLIGGNFLVDFFSQLVTRRSPPGNTEAVYTLADGWINDLFAGRGPVDGTGIYGAPDQYIVMGDTAAVVLSPAPVVDLDSYLGTWFEVGSVKQFFSIGLVNTKAVYSPNLDGSIKVENSGNYFFDNGPESTIEGAALPVDPSNNKLNVTFFGKPKANPPGNYWIVDLDPNYQWAIVSDRSGLTGFLLTREQTVSDAFYQELLDRASVYGVRGRITPTRQPSAE; this comes from the coding sequence GTGACGTCGAGAAATATCGGTTACTGGTTCTTTGCCGCAGGCGCGGGCGCGTGTATCGCGCTCAGCGCCGGACACGGTGTCGCCGCCGCCGAGCCCGACACCGGCGAGGACTCCGCGAGCCGGTCGGCCGACACCAATAGTGCGGGTCCGGCCCGGGACACCTCGGCCGAAGACGAGGGCGCCACCCGGGGAGACGCGGACCCCGCGTCGGCTCCGGCGTCCACCCGGGAGCGCGACGACGAGCCGGACGAGGACGAGGCGGAGGCGCCGACCACTCGCGTCAAGCACCACAAGCTCTTCACCCTCGGCCAATCTGAGGAGACCGAGAGCGAGGAACCCGCCGAGGACACGGCACCCCGGGAGACAACTGATCACCGGCGCTCACCTGAGCCGCTGGCTCCCGTGGCACTCAACCTGATGTCGGCCCTGGCCAAGCCCGAACGGCTGGAACCCGTCGACACCCCGCCGGTACAGACGCTGTCAGCCCCCGCCGGCGTCGTCACCGGCGTCAAGACCGGTCGCGCCGCGCTTGACATTCCGATCGGCGACAAGACGCTCACCACACGTGCGGACTGGTACTTCCCCACCCAGGGGGGCGGTTCGGTAGCGGCCAAGGGCGTCATCTACCTGCAGCACGGCTTTTTTGGTAGCAGCTTCTTCTACTCCGCGCTTGCCAAGAACCTGGCGCAGCGGACCAACAGCATCGTTGTGGCCCCCAATCTGCCGTCCCTCCCATCGCTGCGGTGCGGCGGATGCTGGATCAACGGCGTATCGACCCAGAAGGGCGTCGCCGCGCTGTTTCTCCGCGACGAAGGTGCGCTCAACCACAGCGCGGAAGCGGCCGGGTTCTCAGGGGTACTGCCGAAGGACTTCGTCCTGACAGGACATTCCGCCGGCGGCGGCTTGGCCGCCGCAGCCGGCGGTTACTACGCGGTCGACCCGGGCACCGGCGGCAACCTGCGCGGCGTGGTGATGTTCGACGGCTTCACCTTCGGCGGCGTCGTGCCCGACGCTCTGGACCGGCTCGACAAGCCCTACATCCCCGTCTACCAGATCGCTGCGCCTCCCCAGCTGGGGAACTTCTTCGGGGCCACCACCAGCGAGCTGGTCAGGGAACGCCCGAACCGGTTCGTCGGGGTGACGCTGGCCAACGGTTCGCATGTCGACTCGCTGATCGGCGGCAACTTCCTCGTCGACTTCTTCTCGCAGCTGGTGACGCGGCGATCCCCGCCCGGCAACACCGAAGCGGTCTACACGCTGGCCGACGGCTGGATCAACGACCTGTTCGCCGGGCGGGGCCCGGTCGACGGCACCGGCATCTACGGCGCCCCCGACCAGTACATCGTCATGGGCGACACCGCCGCCGTCGTACTGTCGCCCGCGCCCGTCGTCGACCTGGACTCGTACCTCGGCACCTGGTTCGAGGTGGGAAGCGTCAAGCAGTTCTTCTCGATCGGGCTGGTCAACACGAAGGCCGTCTACAGCCCCAATCTCGACGGATCGATCAAAGTGGAGAACTCCGGCAACTATTTCTTCGACAACGGACCGGAATCGACCATCGAGGGGGCGGCGCTGCCCGTCGATCCGTCGAACAACAAACTGAACGTCACGTTCTTCGGCAAGCCGAAGGCCAACCCGCCGGGCAACTACTGGATCGTCGACCTCGATCCGAACTACCAGTGGGCGATCGTCAGCGACCGCAGCGGGCTGACCGGCTTCCTGCTCACCCGCGAGCAGACCGTGAGCGACGCGTTCTATCAGGAGCTGCTCGACCGCGCGTCGGTCTACGGAGTGCGGGGCCGGATCACCCCGACCCGTCAGCCGAGCGCGGAGTAG
- a CDS encoding NAD(P)/FAD-dependent oxidoreductase, with translation MSRDGDQHFDVLVIGGGNAGLSAAARLLRKGFGRVAVIEPQTVHTYRPLLSYVGGGEASLRDAERTQRSVTPRGCTWIRDTVVAVDAAAATVECASGRRYGYDDLVIGTGLVPDDDELPGIDAALRTPAVASNYLDHAEKTWDLISSMRPGGHAVFTVPRPPVSCTGTTIKPLFLAAGHWRRAGLLPGVSITLVVDRPHLLGVPDIDARLSECLQELDVRVLHGTRVTSLEPESRSITVGTGEKLSYDLLHLVPPYRGPRWLQASGLTGGQPHGLVDIDPATFAHREHPNIWAAGDGAAVDTDPSGGALRRQIAILVDNLAAARRGAPMTAYDGYTVAPIATERHLLIAGEFDRTGAITSSLPSFVDTTKPRRSAWAFDRYALPALYWHRILKGRL, from the coding sequence ATGAGCCGCGACGGGGACCAGCACTTCGACGTCCTCGTCATCGGCGGCGGTAACGCCGGGCTGAGCGCCGCGGCCCGGCTGCTCCGCAAGGGATTCGGACGCGTCGCGGTCATCGAACCGCAGACGGTGCACACCTACCGTCCGCTGCTGTCCTATGTCGGGGGCGGCGAGGCGAGCCTGCGTGATGCGGAACGGACGCAACGGTCGGTGACCCCGCGCGGCTGCACATGGATCCGTGACACGGTGGTCGCCGTCGACGCGGCGGCGGCCACGGTGGAGTGCGCCTCCGGGCGCCGGTACGGCTACGACGACCTCGTGATCGGTACGGGTCTGGTCCCCGACGACGACGAACTGCCCGGCATCGACGCGGCGCTGCGGACGCCGGCGGTGGCGAGCAACTACCTCGACCACGCCGAGAAGACCTGGGATCTAATCAGTTCGATGCGGCCGGGCGGACACGCCGTCTTCACGGTGCCCCGCCCGCCGGTGAGCTGTACCGGCACCACGATCAAACCGCTGTTCCTGGCCGCCGGCCATTGGCGGCGCGCCGGCCTGCTGCCCGGGGTGAGCATCACCCTCGTCGTCGACCGGCCGCACCTGCTCGGTGTGCCCGACATCGATGCTCGCCTCTCAGAATGTCTGCAGGAGCTGGACGTTCGTGTTCTGCACGGCACTCGGGTGACGTCCCTGGAGCCGGAGTCACGGTCGATCACCGTCGGGACCGGCGAGAAGCTGAGCTACGACCTGCTGCACCTGGTTCCGCCGTACCGGGGTCCGCGGTGGCTGCAGGCCTCGGGTCTGACCGGCGGCCAGCCGCACGGTCTTGTCGACATCGATCCCGCGACCTTCGCCCACCGCGAGCATCCGAACATCTGGGCCGCCGGCGACGGCGCCGCCGTCGACACGGACCCGTCCGGCGGGGCGTTGCGCCGCCAGATCGCGATCCTGGTCGACAACCTCGCCGCGGCGCGCCGCGGCGCCCCGATGACGGCCTACGACGGATACACCGTCGCGCCGATCGCCACCGAGAGGCATCTGCTGATCGCCGGCGAATTCGACCGTACGGGTGCGATCACGTCCTCTCTGCCGTCTTTCGTCGACACCACCAAGCCGCGTCGCTCGGCGTGGGCGTTCGACCGCTACGCACTGCCCGCGCTGTACTGGCACCGCATCCTCAAGGGCCGGCTCTGA
- a CDS encoding short-chain dehydrogenase/reductase — MLLDDAVRLAGRTAARVVTRPARMDLDGRVLFITGAARGLGAETARRAHTRGARVALVGRTLATLQALADELGDGAAAFEADVTSADKLQRAADDAAATFGGIDVIVANAGIAPPSRTVATIAPDAFEHTVEVDLLGQWRTVRAALPSVLERRGHVLLVGSIYAFFNGVLAAPYAVSKAGVEQLARALRVELAPHGVTAGIAYLGFIDTDLANDAFADEAAAAVRRAVPGIFTREMTVGAAADAVLDAIERRAARVSAPAWVRPLLAVRSLTTAVMDDVLLHNRGVQAAITRAETAAQQDGS, encoded by the coding sequence GTGCTCCTCGACGACGCTGTGCGGTTGGCCGGCCGGACTGCTGCGCGCGTGGTGACGCGGCCGGCGCGGATGGACCTCGACGGCCGGGTGCTGTTCATCACCGGCGCCGCGCGTGGGCTCGGTGCTGAGACCGCGCGCCGCGCCCACACCCGCGGGGCGCGGGTGGCGCTGGTGGGACGGACGTTGGCGACGCTGCAGGCGCTCGCCGACGAGTTGGGCGACGGCGCAGCCGCTTTCGAGGCGGACGTCACCTCGGCGGACAAGCTGCAGCGCGCCGCCGACGACGCGGCGGCGACGTTCGGCGGGATCGACGTGATCGTCGCCAACGCCGGAATCGCCCCGCCGTCGCGCACCGTGGCCACCATCGCCCCGGACGCCTTCGAGCACACCGTCGAAGTCGACCTGCTCGGCCAGTGGCGGACCGTGCGGGCAGCACTGCCCAGCGTGCTCGAGCGCCGCGGCCACGTGCTGCTGGTCGGCTCGATCTACGCGTTCTTCAACGGCGTGCTGGCCGCGCCGTACGCGGTGAGCAAGGCGGGAGTGGAGCAGTTGGCGCGGGCGCTACGGGTCGAGTTGGCGCCGCACGGCGTCACGGCCGGGATCGCCTATCTCGGTTTCATCGACACCGATCTGGCCAACGATGCGTTCGCCGACGAGGCGGCCGCGGCGGTGCGCCGGGCGGTGCCCGGCATCTTCACCAGGGAGATGACGGTCGGCGCGGCAGCCGACGCGGTGCTTGACGCGATCGAGCGGCGCGCGGCACGCGTCAGTGCGCCGGCCTGGGTCCGCCCGTTGCTGGCCGTGCGGTCCCTGACGACGGCGGTGATGGACGATGTGCTGCTGCACAATCGCGGTGTGCAGGCGGCGATCACCAGGGCGGAAACAGCTGCGCAGCAAGATGGTTCGTAG